A region from the Serinibacter arcticus genome encodes:
- a CDS encoding Maf family protein — protein MTDSRRRRARPRTHVRLVLASASPARLQLLQAAGVTPQVVVSDVDEDAALVAASIAATRELTVPEQVTVLAQAKAEAVLATLPADDGPRLVLGCDSLLEIDGVAHGKPGTPERATQAWTEMRGRSGVLHTGHHLIATGRFDDVEGARAVAPSGGRPRRRTRTGVSSTTVHFGAVSDAEIAVYVATGEPLQVAGAFTIDGLGGAFVEGVEGDHHGVLGLSLPLLRRLLGGLGIPYPALWT, from the coding sequence GTGACCGACAGCCGACGGCGCCGCGCCCGGCCGCGCACGCACGTGCGCCTCGTCCTCGCCTCCGCCTCCCCCGCACGCCTGCAGCTCCTGCAGGCGGCGGGCGTGACCCCGCAGGTGGTCGTGTCCGACGTCGACGAGGACGCGGCCCTCGTCGCCGCCTCGATCGCGGCCACCCGCGAGCTCACCGTCCCCGAGCAGGTGACTGTCCTCGCCCAGGCCAAGGCCGAGGCGGTCCTGGCGACCCTCCCGGCCGACGACGGCCCGCGTCTCGTGCTGGGCTGCGACTCCCTGCTGGAGATCGACGGCGTCGCGCACGGCAAGCCCGGCACCCCGGAGCGGGCGACGCAGGCGTGGACCGAGATGCGGGGACGGTCCGGGGTGCTGCACACGGGCCACCACCTGATCGCGACGGGACGGTTCGACGACGTCGAGGGCGCGCGCGCCGTCGCCCCGTCGGGCGGCCGCCCGCGTCGCCGGACCCGGACGGGCGTCAGCTCGACCACCGTGCACTTCGGCGCCGTCAGCGACGCCGAGATCGCGGTGTACGTCGCGACCGGCGAGCCGCTCCAGGTCGCCGGAGCCTTCACGATCGACGGTCTCGGGGGCGCGTTCGTCGAGGGTGTCGAGGGCGACCACCACGGCGTGCTCGGCCTCAGCCTGCCCCTGCTGCGGCGTCTCCTGGGCGGGCTCGGCATCCCCTACCCGGCGCTCTGGACCTGA
- a CDS encoding NUDIX hydrolase, giving the protein MTRRDPNDAWVECTCGSRHWGLGGAAGLALVDRATGTVALQLRSAASHQGGSWALPGGAIGTGESPLAGALREAQEEAAIASDAVRPRFARVLDHEVWRYTTVVADVVGERPVLLPLDGESADLAWVELDAVDRLPLHPAFAQAWPALRTLATTRAELLVDVANVLGSRPDGWWRDRPGATTHLLATLADAGPLPADWFGLDAGEAWPDVVAVLEGAARAATPPPPPPAPGTLGVSVVPASGSGDDEIVRLAAASPSEALAVATADRELRSRLPERARVVGPETLRRHLDQAPRPRHLPA; this is encoded by the coding sequence GTGACCCGACGCGACCCGAACGACGCCTGGGTCGAGTGCACCTGCGGATCCCGTCACTGGGGTCTCGGCGGCGCCGCCGGCCTCGCGCTCGTCGACCGTGCCACGGGCACCGTCGCGCTGCAGCTGCGGTCCGCGGCCAGCCACCAGGGCGGGTCGTGGGCGCTCCCTGGCGGCGCGATCGGCACCGGGGAGTCCCCGCTCGCCGGCGCGCTCCGCGAGGCCCAGGAGGAGGCGGCGATCGCGAGCGACGCCGTCCGACCGCGGTTCGCGCGCGTGCTCGACCACGAGGTCTGGCGCTACACCACGGTCGTCGCCGACGTCGTCGGCGAGCGGCCGGTTCTGCTCCCGCTGGACGGCGAGTCCGCGGATCTCGCGTGGGTCGAGCTCGACGCCGTGGACCGGCTCCCGCTCCATCCGGCCTTCGCGCAGGCCTGGCCCGCCCTCCGGACGCTCGCCACGACGCGCGCCGAGCTGCTCGTGGACGTCGCCAACGTCCTCGGGTCGCGCCCCGACGGCTGGTGGCGCGACCGCCCCGGCGCCACGACGCACCTGCTCGCCACCCTGGCGGACGCCGGCCCGCTCCCCGCCGACTGGTTCGGCCTGGACGCAGGCGAGGCCTGGCCGGACGTCGTCGCCGTCCTCGAGGGGGCCGCCCGCGCCGCCACCCCTCCCCCGCCCCCACCCGCCCCGGGCACCCTGGGCGTCTCCGTCGTGCCCGCCTCGGGGAGCGGCGACGACGAGATCGTCCGACTCGCCGCGGCGTCCCCGAGCGAGGCGCTCGCCGTGGCGACGGCGGACCGCGAGCTGCGGAGTCGGCTCCCGGAGCGTGCGCGCGTCGTCGGCCCGGAGACGCTGCGGCGCCACCTGGACCAGGCACCTCGTCCCCGCCACCTCCCCGCCTGA
- a CDS encoding citrate synthase: MTASTPTATLAVDGTSVEFERVPAVVGNDGVAISSLLADTGLVTYDPGFMNTANCRSEITYIDGDAGILRYRGYPIEQLAASSNYLEVSYLLAKGELPSKAEFEAFETRVLRHTHVHEDFRRLISSFPRTAHPMAIISSAVSALPGFYPEVFAVAGEDEEELATVLLLAKMPTIVAYVLRHTQGQRMLDVDPENGFVDDFLRLALHQVRGEQFGPEVVAAMDKLLVLHADHEQNCSTATVRSVGSAHTNLFLSVSAGINALSGPLHGGANEAVLTMLEEIRDDHGDAKSFVAKVKDKSSGARLMGFGHRVYKNYDPRAAIVKEAADSALEALGARDELLDIAMGLEEIALSDDYFVSRKLYPNVDFYTGLIYRAMGFPTSMFTPLFAVGRMPGWIAQWREMMHDPTTKIARPRQVYTGPGERDFVSLDAR, from the coding sequence ATGACGGCGAGCACCCCGACAGCGACCCTCGCGGTGGACGGTACGAGCGTCGAGTTCGAGCGCGTGCCCGCGGTCGTCGGCAACGACGGCGTGGCGATCTCGTCGCTGCTGGCCGACACCGGCCTGGTGACGTACGACCCCGGCTTCATGAACACGGCCAACTGCCGCTCGGAGATCACCTACATCGACGGCGACGCGGGCATCCTGCGCTACCGCGGGTACCCGATCGAGCAGCTCGCCGCCAGCTCGAACTACCTCGAGGTCTCCTACCTCCTCGCCAAGGGCGAGCTGCCGAGCAAGGCCGAGTTCGAGGCCTTCGAGACCCGCGTGCTGCGTCACACGCACGTGCACGAGGACTTCCGCCGCCTCATCTCCTCCTTCCCCCGCACGGCCCACCCGATGGCGATCATCTCCAGCGCCGTCTCGGCCCTGCCCGGGTTCTACCCCGAGGTCTTCGCGGTGGCCGGTGAGGACGAGGAGGAGCTCGCGACCGTCCTCCTGCTGGCCAAGATGCCGACGATCGTCGCCTACGTCCTGCGTCACACGCAGGGCCAGCGGATGCTCGACGTCGACCCCGAGAACGGCTTCGTCGACGACTTCCTGCGCCTCGCCCTGCACCAGGTGCGCGGCGAGCAGTTCGGTCCCGAGGTCGTGGCCGCGATGGACAAGCTCCTCGTGCTGCACGCCGACCACGAGCAGAACTGCTCCACGGCCACGGTGCGCTCGGTCGGGTCCGCCCACACCAACCTGTTCCTGTCGGTCTCGGCCGGCATCAACGCGCTGTCGGGTCCGCTGCACGGCGGCGCCAACGAGGCCGTGCTCACGATGCTCGAGGAGATCCGGGACGACCACGGCGACGCGAAGTCGTTCGTGGCCAAGGTCAAGGACAAGTCCAGCGGGGCGCGCCTGATGGGCTTCGGCCACCGCGTCTACAAGAACTACGACCCGCGCGCCGCGATCGTCAAGGAGGCCGCCGACTCGGCCCTCGAGGCGCTCGGCGCCCGCGACGAGCTGCTCGACATCGCCATGGGGCTCGAGGAGATCGCGCTCTCGGACGACTACTTCGTCTCGCGGAAGCTCTACCCCAACGTCGACTTCTACACCGGCCTCATCTACCGCGCGATGGGCTTCCCGACGTCGATGTTCACGCCGCTCTTCGCCGTCGGGCGGATGCCGGGCTGGATCGCGCAGTGGCGCGAGATGATGCACGACCCGACCACCAAGATCGCGCGTCCGCGCCAGGTCTACACGGGTCCGGGCGAGCGCGACTTCGTGAGCCTCGACGCTCGCTGA
- the fdxA gene encoding ferredoxin, which produces MTYVIAQPCVDVKDKACIDECPVDCIYEGERSLYIHPDECVDCAACEPVCPVEAIYYEDDVPGQWSAFTLANAEFFDDVGSPGGAAKMGLIAKDHPLVSALGPQAE; this is translated from the coding sequence GTGACCTATGTGATCGCGCAGCCCTGCGTCGACGTCAAGGACAAGGCCTGCATCGACGAGTGCCCTGTCGACTGCATCTACGAGGGTGAGCGCTCGCTCTACATCCACCCCGACGAGTGTGTCGACTGCGCCGCGTGCGAGCCGGTCTGCCCCGTCGAGGCGATCTACTACGAGGACGACGTGCCCGGCCAGTGGTCGGCGTTCACGCTCGCCAACGCGGAGTTCTTCGACGACGTCGGCTCGCCCGGCGGCGCTGCGAAGATGGGCCTGATCGCCAAGGACCACCCGCTCGTGTCCGCTCTCGGGCCGCAGGCCGAGTAG
- a CDS encoding VanW family protein has protein sequence MTDTAEVGGSPLDELEGEKPSRRGRNVGIGVGIGIVVLAGAYVAAVVATADTLPREATVAGVDVSGLHRDDAVATLEDELGSRTGEPIPIVVGEVEASLDPATAGLTFDPEASVAAATGRTWSPGDLVTRFFGSLDVPAVTAVDSEALETSLAEAQSFVDVSPVDATIAFADGAAVVGDPVDGAALDVPAAVDVLTESWLSAQGPIELPVTVVTPTLDQAALDAAMTSIVDPLLSGPVTVTAGEQSAALEPATLTGMATVSGADGAFALQLDQDALAAAVTEALPEAGTAPVDASFTFVDGAPSIVPGENGTGIDPAQLLAVVTTAAQSPTERTAAVELVEAEPEFSTADAEALGIVEVISTFSTPMPNDPPRTENLRIAAAKVTGTLVKPGETFSLLETIGPLSLANGYNLSHGVADGVVVDVAAGGVSQMSTTMFNAGFEAGMEDVVHRAHSRWFDRYPAGREATVDDPSLDMQWRNNTPYGVLAQSWVADGRTHVQLWGTKHWDVSIESGGKYGFTSSRTIYNTRASCQPESGGREGFSIDVTRTVSLDGARNDEFSNTYTTTYVAWPRVVCGPDPSTLPPPAPAPEEPAPPAEG, from the coding sequence GTGACTGACACCGCTGAGGTCGGCGGCTCTCCGCTCGACGAGCTCGAGGGCGAGAAGCCCTCGCGTCGTGGCCGCAACGTCGGCATCGGTGTCGGGATCGGGATCGTCGTCCTGGCCGGCGCGTACGTCGCCGCCGTGGTCGCGACGGCCGACACGCTGCCGCGCGAGGCCACCGTCGCCGGCGTCGACGTCAGCGGGCTGCATCGCGACGACGCGGTCGCGACGCTCGAGGACGAGCTCGGCTCCCGCACCGGCGAGCCCATCCCGATCGTCGTGGGCGAGGTCGAGGCGAGCCTCGACCCCGCGACCGCCGGCCTGACCTTCGACCCCGAGGCGAGCGTGGCGGCCGCGACGGGCCGCACCTGGAGCCCCGGCGACCTCGTCACCCGGTTCTTCGGCAGCCTGGACGTCCCCGCGGTCACCGCCGTGGACTCCGAGGCCCTGGAGACCTCCCTCGCCGAGGCCCAGTCCTTCGTCGACGTCTCCCCGGTGGACGCGACCATCGCCTTCGCCGACGGCGCCGCCGTCGTCGGGGACCCGGTCGACGGCGCGGCGCTCGACGTGCCGGCCGCCGTCGACGTCCTCACCGAGAGCTGGCTCTCGGCGCAGGGACCGATCGAGCTCCCCGTGACGGTGGTGACCCCGACGCTCGACCAGGCGGCGCTGGACGCCGCGATGACGAGCATCGTCGACCCGCTGCTGTCCGGCCCGGTCACGGTCACGGCCGGCGAGCAGAGCGCGGCCCTCGAGCCGGCCACCCTGACGGGCATGGCGACGGTCTCGGGCGCCGACGGGGCGTTCGCCCTGCAGCTCGACCAGGACGCGCTGGCCGCTGCCGTCACCGAGGCACTCCCCGAGGCTGGCACGGCCCCCGTCGACGCCTCGTTCACGTTCGTCGACGGCGCGCCGTCGATCGTCCCGGGGGAGAACGGCACCGGGATCGACCCGGCCCAGCTCCTCGCGGTCGTCACCACCGCGGCGCAGTCGCCGACGGAGCGCACGGCCGCCGTCGAGCTCGTGGAGGCCGAGCCCGAGTTCAGCACCGCCGACGCCGAGGCCCTCGGCATCGTCGAGGTCATCTCCACGTTCTCCACCCCGATGCCCAACGACCCGCCCCGCACGGAGAACCTCCGGATCGCCGCGGCGAAGGTCACGGGCACGCTGGTCAAGCCGGGGGAGACGTTCTCGCTCCTGGAGACCATCGGGCCGCTCTCGCTGGCCAACGGCTACAACCTCTCGCACGGCGTCGCCGACGGCGTCGTGGTGGACGTCGCCGCGGGCGGCGTGTCCCAGATGTCGACGACCATGTTCAACGCGGGCTTCGAGGCCGGCATGGAGGACGTGGTCCACCGGGCCCACAGCCGCTGGTTCGACCGCTACCCGGCGGGCCGCGAGGCGACGGTCGACGACCCGAGCCTCGACATGCAGTGGCGCAACAACACGCCGTACGGCGTGCTGGCCCAGTCCTGGGTCGCCGACGGCCGCACGCACGTGCAGCTGTGGGGCACGAAGCACTGGGACGTCTCGATCGAGTCGGGCGGCAAGTACGGGTTCACGTCCTCGCGCACGATCTACAACACGCGGGCGAGCTGCCAGCCGGAGTCGGGCGGACGCGAGGGCTTCTCCATCGACGTGACCCGCACGGTGTCGCTCGACGGGGCGAGGAACGACGAGTTCTCGAACACCTACACCACGACGTACGTCGCGTGGCCCCGCGTGGTCTGCGGGCCCGACCCGTCCACCCTGCCGCCGCCGGCGCCTGCCCCCGAGGAGCCGGCGCCGCCGGCCGAGGGCTGA
- the dapC gene encoding succinyldiaminopimelate transaminase produces MGFHPLGVAYPWDAVAPLRGRALLHPDGLVDLSIGTPVDPTPDVVRRALADASDAHGYPMVAGTTQLRTAVADFFARRRGVPGLSPEAVLPTIGSKELVALLPSQLGLGPGDVVVVPTAAYPTYEVGARLAGAEVLASDDPAEWAGREEVALVWVNSPANPTGEVLGVDALAAVVAAAREVDAVVASDECYAQLPWTAPWTDAVADGGGVPCILDERVSGGDHTGLLAVYSLSKQSNLAGYRAAFAAGDAALVDQLLQQRRHLGMMLPWPVQQAMAAALADDAHVTEQVERYRARRETLLPALVAAGFEVDHSEAGLYLWVRPGDALRARLAVDGGDGEVVDAPETDDAPEAPCWPVMRLLAEHGILAGPGVFYGPAAAGHVRISLTATDERVAAAASRLAAWS; encoded by the coding sequence ATGGGCTTCCACCCGCTCGGCGTCGCCTACCCGTGGGACGCCGTGGCGCCGCTGCGCGGCCGCGCCCTGCTCCACCCCGACGGCCTGGTCGACCTGTCGATCGGCACGCCCGTCGACCCGACGCCCGACGTCGTCCGCCGCGCGCTCGCCGACGCGTCGGACGCGCACGGCTACCCGATGGTCGCCGGCACGACGCAGCTGCGCACCGCCGTCGCGGACTTCTTCGCCCGACGGCGCGGTGTGCCCGGGCTCTCGCCCGAGGCGGTGCTGCCGACGATCGGCTCCAAGGAGCTGGTGGCGCTGCTGCCGAGCCAGCTGGGGCTGGGCCCCGGCGACGTCGTCGTCGTCCCGACGGCGGCGTACCCCACCTACGAGGTCGGCGCGCGGCTGGCGGGGGCCGAGGTCCTCGCGAGCGACGACCCGGCCGAGTGGGCCGGACGCGAGGAGGTCGCCCTCGTCTGGGTGAACTCCCCGGCCAACCCCACCGGTGAGGTGCTCGGCGTGGACGCGCTGGCCGCCGTCGTCGCCGCGGCCCGCGAGGTCGACGCGGTGGTGGCCAGCGACGAGTGCTACGCCCAGCTGCCCTGGACCGCCCCGTGGACGGATGCGGTGGCGGACGGCGGGGGAGTGCCCTGCATCCTCGACGAGCGCGTCAGCGGCGGTGACCACACCGGCCTGCTCGCGGTCTACTCGCTGTCCAAGCAGTCCAACCTCGCCGGCTACCGCGCCGCGTTCGCCGCGGGGGACGCCGCGCTCGTGGACCAGCTGCTCCAGCAGCGCCGCCACCTCGGCATGATGCTGCCGTGGCCGGTGCAGCAGGCGATGGCCGCGGCGCTGGCCGACGACGCGCACGTGACGGAGCAGGTGGAGCGCTACCGCGCGCGCCGCGAGACGCTGCTGCCGGCCCTGGTCGCCGCGGGCTTCGAGGTGGACCACTCCGAGGCCGGGCTGTACCTGTGGGTCCGCCCCGGCGACGCGCTCCGCGCGCGGCTCGCGGTCGACGGCGGTGACGGCGAGGTCGTCGACGCGCCCGAGACCGACGACGCGCCCGAGGCGCCGTGCTGGCCGGTGATGCGCCTCCTCGCGGAGCACGGCATCCTCGCCGGGCCGGGGGTCTTCTACGGTCCGGCGGCGGCCGGACACGTGCGGATCTCCCTCACCGCGACCGACGAGCGGGTGGCCGCGGCCGCTTCGCGACTGGCGGCGTGGTCGTGA
- a CDS encoding acetyl/propionyl/methylcrotonyl-CoA carboxylase subunit alpha yields the protein MTSDASAPGSQEILDGAHQPERLRRPVSRVLVANRGEIAVRVVRAVRDAGLVSVAVYSDTDRDAPFVRFADEAYALGGVRAAETYLDPAKILDVARRSGADAIHPGYGFLSENASFAQAVIDAGITWIGPSPAAIDALGDKVSARHIAQAAGAPLVAGTPDPVRGADEVVAFARENGLPVAIKAAFGGGGRGLKVATTLEEIPELFESATREAVAAFGRGECFVERFLDRPRHVETQCLADAYGGVVVVSTRDCSLQRRHQKLVEEAPAPFLTDEQNAELVRASKAILREARYEGAGTCEFLIGSDGTLSFLEVNTRLQVEHCVTEEVSGIDLVREQLRLAAGEPLGYDHVTTRGHSIEFRINGEDPAAGFLPSPGTPSSITWPGGPGVRIDAGIAPGESVTGNFDSMLAKIIVTGATRTQAIERARRALAEAEIVGLPTVLPFHRAVLTEPAFAGEPGRTQEDLGIWTTWIESEMAPRLSALAPSPTSAPAEPTPDVEIERVVVEVGGKRLEVVLPASLGGFGGLRGRSRPTRPRAVARSGASAAGNGAALTSPMQGTIVKVAVAEGDTVAAGDLVVVLEAMKMEQPLLAHRAGVVTGLKAAGTGVTAGEALCQITAAE from the coding sequence ATGACGTCTGACGCCAGCGCGCCCGGATCGCAGGAGATCCTCGACGGCGCACACCAGCCCGAGCGTCTGCGTCGACCCGTGTCGCGGGTCCTCGTCGCCAACCGGGGCGAGATCGCCGTCCGGGTGGTCCGCGCCGTCCGCGACGCCGGGCTCGTCTCCGTCGCCGTCTACTCCGACACCGACCGGGACGCCCCGTTCGTCCGGTTCGCCGACGAGGCGTACGCCCTCGGCGGCGTCCGCGCCGCCGAGACCTACCTCGACCCGGCCAAGATCCTCGACGTCGCCCGCCGCTCCGGCGCCGACGCCATCCACCCCGGCTACGGCTTCCTGTCGGAGAACGCCTCGTTCGCCCAGGCGGTGATCGACGCCGGGATCACCTGGATCGGTCCGAGCCCGGCCGCGATCGACGCCCTCGGCGACAAGGTGTCCGCGCGTCACATCGCCCAGGCCGCCGGAGCCCCCCTCGTCGCGGGGACGCCCGACCCCGTCCGGGGCGCCGACGAGGTCGTCGCGTTCGCCCGCGAGAACGGGCTGCCCGTCGCGATCAAGGCCGCGTTCGGCGGCGGCGGCCGCGGCCTGAAGGTCGCCACCACGCTCGAGGAGATCCCCGAGCTGTTCGAGTCCGCCACCCGCGAGGCCGTGGCCGCCTTCGGCCGGGGCGAGTGCTTCGTCGAGCGGTTCCTCGACCGCCCGCGCCACGTCGAGACCCAGTGCCTCGCGGACGCGTACGGCGGCGTCGTCGTCGTCTCCACCCGCGACTGCTCGCTGCAGCGCCGCCACCAGAAGCTCGTCGAGGAGGCGCCCGCGCCGTTCCTCACGGACGAGCAGAACGCCGAGCTCGTGCGCGCCTCGAAGGCGATCCTGCGCGAGGCGCGGTACGAGGGTGCCGGCACGTGCGAGTTCCTCATCGGCTCCGACGGCACCCTGTCCTTCCTCGAGGTCAACACGCGCCTGCAGGTCGAGCACTGCGTGACCGAGGAGGTCTCCGGGATCGACCTGGTGCGCGAGCAGCTGCGCCTGGCCGCCGGCGAGCCGCTCGGCTACGACCACGTCACCACGCGCGGCCACAGCATCGAGTTCCGCATAAACGGCGAGGATCCCGCCGCGGGGTTCCTCCCCTCGCCCGGCACGCCGTCGAGCATCACGTGGCCCGGCGGTCCCGGCGTCCGCATCGACGCCGGCATCGCGCCCGGCGAGAGCGTCACGGGCAACTTCGACTCCATGCTCGCCAAGATCATCGTCACGGGTGCCACGCGCACCCAGGCGATCGAGCGGGCCCGCCGCGCGCTCGCGGAGGCCGAGATCGTCGGCCTGCCGACCGTGCTGCCCTTCCACCGCGCCGTCCTGACCGAGCCCGCCTTCGCCGGCGAGCCCGGGCGGACGCAGGAGGACCTCGGCATCTGGACGACGTGGATCGAGTCCGAGATGGCCCCCCGCCTCTCGGCCCTCGCCCCGTCGCCGACGTCGGCCCCCGCGGAGCCGACGCCCGACGTCGAGATCGAGCGGGTCGTCGTCGAGGTCGGGGGCAAGCGCCTCGAGGTCGTGCTCCCGGCCAGCCTCGGCGGCTTCGGCGGCCTGCGCGGCCGCTCGCGCCCGACCCGCCCCCGCGCGGTCGCCCGCTCCGGTGCGTCGGCGGCGGGCAACGGCGCGGCGCTCACCTCCCCGATGCAGGGCACCATCGTCAAGGTGGCCGTCGCGGAGGGCGACACCGTCGCGGCGGGCGACCTCGTCGTCGTCCTCGAGGCCATGAAGATGGAGCAGCCGCTCCTCGCGCACCGCGCCGGCGTCGTCACCGGCCTCAAGGCGGCCGGCACCGGCGTGACGGCCGGCGAGGCGCTCTGCCAGATCACCGCCGCGGAGTAG
- a CDS encoding ROK family transcriptional regulator — protein sequence MPAGLKDELDSLPRAARAILRRILVHGPQSRTELAQTFELTLASLTRLTKPLLDHGVLAEGSAQRTPGKGRPRLPLDVLASEHLVVGVKLTGEDLYAALTDLRGDVLTQRHVPLTSTRPDTVVEAIAAVVADLGAPADRLRGLGVSLGGRTRDRSDVVRAPFLGWNDLPLASLLRQATGLPSVVDNDVVALTESLHWFGPARGHDTFAVITIGAGIGYALVVHDAIVRGAGADLSGIGNHVLDPHGPAQPGSPDGTASAYLSSEAIRRAGSAAAGSDLTYEEVMRRAEAGETACLGVVRAAAFQLGRLVAAVADIALTELIILSGEGIGLASLAPDEVERGIAASRVPHAPPVVTEIHPMGFEAWARGAAVLAVQDFVTSAADRETAPR from the coding sequence GTGCCAGCCGGTCTGAAGGACGAACTCGACTCCCTGCCCCGCGCCGCCCGGGCGATCCTGCGGCGCATCCTCGTCCACGGGCCCCAGTCGCGGACCGAGCTCGCCCAGACCTTCGAGCTGACGCTCGCGAGCCTGACCCGTCTCACGAAGCCCCTGCTCGACCACGGGGTGCTCGCCGAGGGGTCCGCCCAGCGCACGCCGGGCAAGGGTCGACCGCGCCTCCCGCTGGACGTGCTCGCCTCCGAGCACCTCGTCGTCGGGGTGAAGCTCACGGGCGAGGATCTCTACGCGGCGCTCACCGACCTGCGCGGCGACGTGCTCACGCAGCGTCACGTGCCGCTGACCTCCACGCGCCCGGACACCGTCGTCGAGGCGATCGCCGCGGTGGTGGCCGACCTGGGCGCCCCGGCCGACCGGCTGCGCGGGCTCGGGGTCTCGCTCGGCGGCCGCACCCGCGACCGCTCGGACGTCGTCCGCGCCCCGTTCCTGGGCTGGAACGACCTGCCGCTCGCCTCGCTGCTGCGTCAGGCCACCGGCCTCCCCTCGGTCGTCGACAACGACGTGGTGGCCCTGACCGAGTCGCTGCACTGGTTCGGGCCCGCCCGGGGGCACGACACGTTCGCCGTGATCACGATCGGGGCAGGCATCGGCTACGCGCTCGTGGTCCACGACGCGATCGTCCGCGGTGCGGGGGCGGACCTGTCCGGGATCGGCAACCACGTGCTGGATCCGCACGGTCCCGCGCAGCCGGGTTCACCGGACGGGACGGCGTCCGCCTACCTCTCCTCCGAGGCGATCCGGCGCGCGGGCTCGGCCGCGGCCGGCAGCGACCTCACCTACGAGGAGGTGATGCGGCGCGCCGAGGCGGGCGAGACCGCGTGCCTCGGGGTGGTCCGGGCCGCGGCCTTCCAGCTGGGTCGCCTCGTCGCAGCCGTCGCGGACATCGCGCTGACCGAGCTGATCATCCTGTCGGGCGAGGGCATCGGCCTGGCCTCGCTGGCGCCGGACGAGGTGGAGCGCGGCATCGCCGCCAGCCGGGTGCCGCACGCGCCGCCCGTCGTCACGGAGATCCATCCGATGGGCTTCGAGGCCTGGGCGCGCGGGGCCGCCGTGCTCGCCGTGCAGGACTTCGTCACGAGCGCCGCCGACCGCGAGACCGCCCCCCGCTGA
- the dapD gene encoding 2,3,4,5-tetrahydropyridine-2,6-dicarboxylate N-succinyltransferase — protein sequence MTRAAWGIGLATISDIDGTVLDTWYPAPKLGEPGTTSPWDVPAEMGALEVTDPVRRVRRSVVRTEIDLDAAPTDAADAYLRLHLLSHRLVVPNSINLDGVFGVLANVVWTSAGPCSPVDFETTRMHLQAKHPGVTVHGVDKFPRLTDYVLPEGVRIADASRVRLGAHLGAGTTVMHEGFVNFNAGSLGVAMIEGRVSQGVVIGDGTDIGGGASIMGTLSGGGKERVTIGERTLLGANAGIGISLGDDCVVEAGLYVTAGTKVRLLGDATSWGVDLTGAATDTDGRPVVSAKVLSGLGGVLLRRHSLTGGVEALPRATRTVELNSALHAQ from the coding sequence ATGACACGCGCAGCCTGGGGAATCGGACTGGCCACCATCTCGGACATCGACGGGACGGTCCTGGACACCTGGTACCCGGCCCCGAAGCTCGGTGAGCCCGGGACCACGAGCCCGTGGGACGTGCCCGCCGAGATGGGGGCCCTCGAGGTGACCGACCCGGTCCGCCGCGTCCGCCGGTCGGTCGTGCGGACCGAGATCGACCTCGATGCAGCGCCCACCGACGCCGCCGACGCCTACCTGCGCCTGCACCTGCTCTCCCACCGACTCGTCGTGCCCAACTCGATCAACCTCGACGGCGTGTTCGGCGTGCTCGCCAACGTCGTGTGGACCTCGGCCGGCCCGTGCTCCCCCGTCGACTTCGAGACCACGCGGATGCACTTGCAGGCCAAGCACCCGGGCGTCACGGTGCACGGCGTCGACAAGTTCCCCCGGCTGACGGACTACGTGCTGCCCGAGGGCGTGCGCATCGCCGACGCCTCGCGCGTCCGGCTCGGCGCCCACCTGGGTGCCGGGACGACCGTCATGCACGAGGGCTTCGTCAACTTCAACGCCGGTTCACTCGGCGTCGCGATGATCGAGGGCCGCGTCTCGCAGGGCGTCGTCATCGGCGACGGCACCGACATCGGCGGCGGTGCCTCGATCATGGGCACGCTGTCGGGCGGCGGCAAGGAGCGCGTGACGATCGGCGAGCGCACGCTCCTCGGAGCCAACGCGGGCATCGGGATCAGCCTCGGGGACGACTGCGTCGTCGAGGCCGGCCTCTACGTGACGGCCGGCACGAAGGTGCGCCTCCTCGGCGACGCGACGAGCTGGGGCGTCGACCTCACGGGCGCGGCCACCGACACCGACGGTCGCCCGGTCGTCTCCGCCAAGGTCCTCTCCGGCCTCGGCGGCGTCCTGCTGCGTCGCCACTCCCTCACGGGCGGGGTCGAGGCCCTGCCGCGCGCCACCCGGACCGTGGAGCTCAACTCCGCGCTCCACGCCCAGTAG